A region from the uncultured Macellibacteroides sp. genome encodes:
- a CDS encoding PfkB family carbohydrate kinase, translated as MHDLCCVGHITLDKVVTPKNTVHMPGGTSFYFSHAIKHFDDIDFTLVTAIAESEMAVADDLRSKGIDVKVLPSKHSVYFENIYGENQDNRTQRVLAKADPFTVNQLEDTEAGIFHLGTLLADDFSLEVVKYLSEKGLVSVDSQGYLREVRDQNVYAIDWTGKKEALQYIHFLKANEHEMEVLTGYSDVISAAKQLYAWGVKEVLITLGSLGSVIYDGETFYKIPAYKPKEVVDATGCGDTYMTGYLYKRAKGAGIEEAGRFAAAMSTLKIEGLGPFKGNKEDVIYCLNTAEQKMPEL; from the coding sequence ATGCATGATCTTTGTTGCGTTGGTCACATTACTTTAGATAAAGTTGTAACACCAAAGAATACAGTCCATATGCCTGGCGGTACTTCTTTTTATTTCTCGCATGCCATCAAGCATTTCGATGATATAGATTTCACGCTTGTAACAGCCATTGCCGAATCGGAAATGGCTGTTGCCGACGATTTGAGATCTAAAGGCATTGATGTAAAAGTTTTGCCCAGCAAACATTCGGTTTACTTTGAAAACATTTACGGCGAGAATCAAGATAACCGCACACAACGGGTTTTGGCAAAAGCAGATCCGTTTACAGTAAATCAACTGGAAGATACAGAAGCCGGTATATTCCATTTAGGAACTTTGCTTGCCGACGATTTTTCGCTGGAAGTAGTTAAGTATTTATCGGAAAAGGGGCTTGTTTCGGTCGATTCGCAAGGTTATTTGCGTGAAGTGAGAGATCAGAACGTGTATGCCATTGATTGGACTGGCAAAAAGGAAGCCCTTCAATATATACATTTTCTGAAAGCAAACGAACATGAAATGGAAGTGTTGACAGGTTATTCTGATGTTATCAGTGCCGCCAAACAGTTATATGCCTGGGGTGTTAAAGAAGTGTTGATAACACTAGGTAGTCTTGGATCTGTTATCTATGATGGTGAAACATTTTATAAAATACCAGCTTATAAGCCAAAAGAGGTAGTTGATGCAACAGGTTGCGGAGATACCTATATGACAGGCTATCTGTACAAACGAGCCAAAGGAGCAGGAATAGAGGAAGCCGGACGTTTTGCCGCTGCGATGTCTACCCTCAAAATAGAAGGTTTGGGTCCGTTTAAAGGAAACAAAGAAGATGTAATATATTGTCTCAATACAGCAGAACAAAAAATGCCTGAACTTTAA
- a CDS encoding helix-turn-helix transcriptional regulator produces the protein MKNLPFELEIKNLTELKANSRLSKSPLKATFFQLIWISEGEAIFDIDFKQIKIKAGELLIISLNQAYSFDTTSEYSGKVILFSDSFFSKSDADTYFLLSSEILNPENLNQTARLDSSYLEKIFSLLEEELKLDADSYQPLIIHSLLQTLLFAAERNLESGRDPLLYDLNENLARRFCNEVEKQFKVLKHTEFYMHSLGVCEKTLTRQLKGTINTTPKKYLISRVILEVKRLLAYTDMSVKDISADLGFDEVTNFNKYFIQHAGMTPAAFREQFRIKQSI, from the coding sequence ATGAAGAACTTACCTTTTGAGTTAGAAATTAAGAATTTGACTGAACTAAAAGCCAATTCCCGTCTTAGTAAAAGCCCATTGAAAGCAACCTTTTTTCAACTGATATGGATATCAGAAGGAGAAGCTATTTTCGATATAGATTTTAAGCAGATAAAGATAAAAGCCGGCGAGCTACTTATTATTTCACTTAATCAGGCGTATAGTTTTGATACAACATCTGAATATTCAGGCAAGGTAATATTATTTTCAGATTCATTTTTTAGTAAGTCTGATGCAGATACTTATTTTCTGCTCTCATCAGAAATTTTGAATCCGGAGAATCTTAACCAAACAGCGCGGCTGGATAGTAGCTATCTTGAAAAGATATTTTCTCTTTTAGAAGAAGAACTTAAACTAGACGCAGATAGTTATCAGCCTTTAATTATTCATAGTTTATTGCAAACATTACTATTTGCTGCCGAACGAAACCTTGAATCAGGGCGGGATCCTCTTCTTTATGATCTGAATGAGAATCTTGCACGTCGGTTTTGTAATGAAGTAGAAAAACAATTCAAAGTACTGAAGCATACCGAATTTTATATGCACTCACTTGGCGTTTGCGAAAAGACGCTGACAAGACAGTTAAAAGGGACGATAAACACGACTCCTAAAAAATATTTGATAAGCAGGGTGATTCTTGAAGTTAAACGACTTCTTGCTTACACTGATATGTCTGTAAAAGATATTAGCGCTGACCTTGGGTTTGATGAGGTTACAAATTTTAATAAGTACTTCATTCAACATGCAGGCATGACACCTGCTGCTTTTAGGGAGCAATTTCGAATTAAACAGTCAATTTGA
- a CDS encoding heparan-alpha-glucosaminide N-acetyltransferase domain-containing protein, with amino-acid sequence MAQSGRLLSLDVMRGITISGMIMVNNPGSWEFVFSPLRHALWDGLTPTDLVFPFFMFIMGVSMFLSLRKYNFELSAESVKKILKRTVLIFLVGYGLNWFGHSMGYVKSLQSEGVPMLESIARGFTDFQNVRILGVMQRLAFAYGIGSLLGLSIKHKHILPLAATILVGYWALLGFTNSMVLSENNLIAVIDKALFGAERMYHDSLADGTIVAFDPEGLLSVLGSVGHVLLGFYAGKLIMDSKKNNELIIRRLFIYGTILLFAGLLLQYGCPINKKIWSSTFALTTCGFGSLLLGLLIWIIDINGKKEWSLFFESFGINPLYLYVQAGILSSIISFCTWFPGAEGVTTFKGYMYNDVFSPLFGAVGGSLAWALFYVILNWIPGYYLYKKQIYIKL; translated from the coding sequence ATGGCACAATCTGGAAGACTCCTTTCTTTAGATGTTATGCGAGGCATAACAATCTCTGGAATGATTATGGTAAACAACCCGGGAAGCTGGGAATTTGTATTTTCACCCTTAAGGCATGCATTATGGGACGGACTTACCCCCACCGATTTGGTATTTCCCTTTTTCATGTTTATCATGGGAGTATCTATGTTTCTCTCTCTCAGAAAGTACAATTTTGAACTTTCAGCAGAAAGCGTAAAGAAGATACTTAAACGTACGGTACTGATCTTTTTGGTTGGTTACGGTCTCAATTGGTTTGGACACAGTATGGGTTACGTTAAATCGCTGCAGTCCGAAGGTGTTCCGATGCTCGAAAGTATTGCACGTGGTTTTACCGATTTCCAGAATGTACGCATATTAGGTGTAATGCAGCGTCTGGCTTTTGCCTACGGAATTGGTTCTTTATTAGGATTATCGATCAAACACAAACATATTTTGCCATTGGCTGCAACAATATTGGTTGGTTACTGGGCATTGCTGGGCTTTACAAACAGTATGGTTTTATCGGAAAATAACCTTATAGCAGTAATTGACAAAGCATTGTTTGGTGCCGAACGTATGTATCACGATAGTCTGGCCGATGGAACGATCGTAGCTTTTGATCCGGAGGGATTACTAAGCGTTTTAGGCAGTGTGGGACATGTGTTGCTTGGTTTTTACGCCGGTAAGCTGATAATGGACAGCAAGAAAAACAACGAACTTATTATTCGCAGATTGTTTATTTATGGAACAATACTTTTGTTTGCCGGTTTGCTTCTTCAGTACGGATGCCCGATAAATAAAAAAATATGGAGCAGTACGTTTGCCCTTACCACCTGTGGTTTTGGTTCCCTTCTTCTAGGATTGCTTATATGGATTATAGATATCAACGGGAAAAAAGAATGGAGTTTGTTCTTTGAATCATTCGGTATAAATCCACTTTATCTGTATGTACAGGCAGGGATACTATCCTCAATCATTAGTTTTTGCACCTGGTTTCCTGGAGCCGAAGGTGTTACAACATTTAAAGGTTATATGTACAATGATGTTTTTTCACCTTTATTTGGAGCTGTTGGAGGTTCGCTTGCATGGGCTTTATTCTATGTAATTCTTAACTGGATTCCTGGTTACTACTTATACAAAAAACAGATTTATATTAAACTGTAA
- a CDS encoding radical SAM protein, with translation MSTFLFDKIVFGPVHSRRLGVSLGINLLPVDGKLCSFDCIYCECGLNSERRTKSKLPTREEVRKELEETLVSMKASETAPDVITFAGNGEPTLHPDFGGIIEDTVNLRDRFFPKAKIAVLSNSTMLHKEEVFNALHKVDDAILKLDSVLDTRIQQLNAPNLPSFTFAKLVEQLCRFEGKLIIQTMFIKGEYNGTSVDNTTREELTGWINVLKQIKPRQVMIYTIDRETPVKNLLKVSESELERIADIARKEGFDVTVSA, from the coding sequence ATGTCAACTTTTCTTTTCGACAAGATAGTATTCGGACCTGTTCATAGTAGAAGGCTGGGGGTTTCGCTTGGTATAAATTTATTACCGGTAGATGGTAAACTCTGTTCTTTCGATTGTATTTACTGCGAATGCGGATTAAACAGCGAACGACGCACCAAGAGCAAACTTCCTACCCGCGAAGAAGTGAGAAAAGAGCTGGAAGAGACGCTCGTCTCAATGAAGGCATCTGAAACTGCTCCCGATGTAATTACTTTTGCTGGAAACGGTGAACCTACTTTGCATCCCGATTTCGGTGGAATCATTGAGGATACGGTAAATTTGCGTGACCGGTTTTTTCCAAAAGCAAAGATTGCGGTTCTTTCCAATTCAACCATGCTTCATAAAGAAGAGGTTTTTAATGCTCTGCACAAAGTGGACGATGCTATTCTAAAGCTCGATTCTGTTTTGGATACCCGAATACAGCAGCTCAACGCTCCCAATCTTCCTTCTTTTACATTTGCTAAATTAGTGGAACAGCTTTGTCGTTTTGAAGGGAAACTCATCATACAAACCATGTTTATTAAAGGAGAATATAACGGAACATCTGTAGATAATACAACAAGGGAAGAGCTTACAGGATGGATCAATGTGCTAAAGCAGATAAAGCCCAGACAGGTGATGATTTATACTATAGACAGAGAGACTCCTGTTAAAAACCTGTTGAAAGTTTCTGAATCCGAACTCGAAAGGATTGCAGACATTGCCAGGAAAGAAGGATTTGATGTGACTGTTTCTGCATAA